From a region of the Pieris rapae chromosome 22, ilPieRapa1.1, whole genome shotgun sequence genome:
- the LOC111001485 gene encoding uncharacterized protein LOC111001485 — MNKEEEEKSRPSSRRNSVSLSRRSSVDKTVHSTNSTPKKTQKFDFVVTGKQILKKSDRAQSLPGGLRRQSADSLRKKIDSPKRIQTKSRDASLDDDMSLDLSQVSDFEDTNSKYGVKKFTTSTPKKVHRRLIQSVLTDKHNKSLESRSKESSFSRDSKSSLGAYRHTMSTEMECSSASPGSAPSSTDSVHGFPPDTLMSSRSQDLLDSCCVSTWQESDPKPTGEWSNFWANYNNSLARVPISRYYDQCPTPYRTEDFELTDFDLSNEGLKRSPDDITNINYIIRNEGLHLTPRETQNIIKCTHILGNVLTKAIERQSKESQKAFPEPIIDLEKDLKKKSMSLNLKETVLPLEVKEEKTWESVPTQTDISLPNTKSAPKIFEKILRQLSKSSLEEKVISETPEESQETKNEEVKETN; from the exons ATGaataaagaagaagaagagaagAGTCGACCGTCGTCACGGCGTAACTCGGTTAGCCTGTCTCGTCGTAGTAGTGTCGACAAAACAGTGCATTCAACAAACTCAACACCAAAGAAAACTCAAAAGTTTGACTTTGTCGTTACGGGAAAgcagatattaaaaaa AAGTGACAGAGCTCAATCCCTTCCTGGTGGTTTGCGGCGACAGTCAGCTGATTCGTTGAGAAAGAAAATCGATTCGCCAAAGAGAATTCAAACTAAAAGTCGTGACGCATCGTTGGATGATGATATGTCTTTGGATTTATCTCAG GTGTCAGATTTCGAGGATACCAATTCAAAATATGGTGTGAAAAAATTTACAACATCAACACCTAAGAAGGTGCACAGGCGGCTTATTCAGAGTGTGCTGACAGACAAGCACAACAAATCACTTGAATCTCGGAGCAAGGAGAGCTCGTTCAGTCGGGACAGCAAATCCAGTCTTGGTGCTTACAG ACATACAATGAGCACAGAAATGGAATGCTCATCAGCATCACCTGGCTCTGCTCCATCATCCACTGACAGCGTGCATGGGTTCCCACCGGACACGTTAATGTCTTCAAGAAGTCAGGATCTGCTGGACAG CTGTTGCGTTAGTACGTGGCAGGAATCTGATCCCAAGCCAACTGGAGAATGGAGCAATTTTTGGGCTAATTACAATAACTCTTTAGCCAGGGTTCCTATAAGCCGATATTATGACCAATGTCCCACACCGTACCGTACTGAGGACTTTGAACTCACGGATTTTG ATCTCTCGAATGAAGGCTTAAAACGCTCACCTGACGACATAaccaacataaattacataattcgCAACGAAGGATTACACCTTACCCCAcgtgaaacgcaaaatatcattaaatgtACACACATTTTAGGGAATGTCCTCACAAAAGCGATAGAAAGGCAATCCAAAGAAAGTCAAAAAGCATTTCCTGAACCTATCATAGATCTTGAAAAAGATTTAAAGAAGAAATCAATGTCGTTAAATCTGAAGGAGACAGTGCTACCTCTAGAAGTGAAAGAAGAGAAGACATGGGAGTCTGTGCCGACACAGACCGACATTTCGCTGCCGAACACCAAGAGTGCGCCGaagatttttgaaaaaattcttcgtcaattgtcaaaatcaTCACTCGAAGAAAAGGTGATAAGTGAAACTCCGGAAGAAAGTCAGGAGACGAAAAATGAGGAAGTCAAAGAgacaaattaa